The following coding sequences lie in one Mycobacterium sp. Z3061 genomic window:
- a CDS encoding NtaA/DmoA family FMN-dependent monooxygenase (This protein belongs to a clade of FMN-dependent monooxygenases, within a broader family of flavin-dependent oxidoreductases, the luciferase-like monooxygenase (LMM) family, some of whose members use coenzyme F420 rather than FMN.), with protein MSRKPIHLAVHFPGVNNTTVWADPGAGSQIEFESFVHLARTAERGLFDFFFLAEGLRLREHRGHIHDLDVVGRPDTFTVLAALAGATDRIGLTGTINTTFNEPFEVARQFATLDHLSDGRAGWNIVTSSDAFTGANFRRGGFLAHTDRYRRAEEFVTVAQKFWDSWAPDAVVRKNGVYVNPDGIGRVAFTGSHFDVTGFATLPAGPQGHPILLQAGDSDEGRNFGARFADALFTLHGSLEDGRRYYADVKGRAQSHGRDPNQLKVFPAATFVIGDTADEAEDKARHIRRQQVSGATAIGMLEQVWGRELSDYDPDGPLPEIEPVVDSDITQGRVRHGDPVALARRWRERAQAENLSIRELVIAVTSREQFVGTAAHIADEIDRYVQADACDGFILVPHLTPHGLDEFVDRVVPLLQERGAFRSGYPGETLRENLGLAG; from the coding sequence ATGAGTCGCAAGCCGATTCATCTCGCGGTCCACTTCCCGGGCGTCAACAACACCACGGTGTGGGCGGACCCGGGCGCGGGCAGCCAGATCGAGTTCGAGTCGTTCGTGCACCTGGCGCGCACCGCAGAACGCGGTTTGTTCGACTTCTTCTTTCTGGCCGAAGGATTGCGCCTGCGCGAACACCGCGGCCATATTCACGACCTGGACGTGGTGGGCCGGCCGGATACCTTCACCGTGCTGGCGGCACTGGCCGGCGCCACCGACCGCATCGGCCTGACCGGCACCATCAACACCACCTTCAACGAACCGTTCGAAGTGGCAAGGCAATTCGCGACGCTGGATCACCTGTCGGACGGTCGCGCCGGCTGGAACATCGTCACCTCCTCGGATGCCTTCACCGGTGCCAACTTCCGCAGGGGTGGCTTCCTCGCCCATACCGACCGTTACCGGCGGGCCGAAGAGTTCGTGACCGTGGCGCAGAAGTTCTGGGACAGCTGGGCGCCGGATGCGGTGGTGCGCAAAAACGGTGTCTACGTGAATCCGGACGGGATCGGGCGCGTCGCGTTCACCGGTTCGCACTTCGACGTGACGGGCTTCGCGACGCTACCGGCGGGCCCGCAGGGCCATCCGATTTTGCTGCAGGCGGGCGACTCCGACGAGGGTCGGAATTTCGGCGCCCGGTTTGCCGACGCCCTGTTCACCCTGCACGGTTCGCTTGAGGACGGTCGGCGCTACTACGCCGACGTCAAGGGCCGGGCACAGTCTCATGGACGGGATCCCAACCAGCTCAAGGTTTTTCCAGCGGCCACCTTCGTCATCGGGGACACCGCCGACGAAGCCGAAGACAAGGCGCGTCACATCCGCCGCCAGCAGGTCAGCGGGGCGACCGCCATCGGCATGCTGGAACAGGTATGGGGGCGTGAGCTTTCCGACTACGACCCGGACGGCCCGCTGCCCGAGATCGAACCGGTCGTCGACAGCGACATCACCCAGGGGCGCGTGCGTCATGGTGACCCGGTCGCGCTGGCGCGGCGTTGGCGGGAGCGGGCGCAGGCGGAGAACCTGTCGATCCGCGAGTTGGTGATCGCGGTGACCAGCCGGGAGCAGTTCGTCGGCACCGCCGCCCACATCGCCGACGAGATCGACCGTTACGTGCAGGCCGACGCGTGCGACGGGTTCATACTGGTGCCGCACCTGACACCGCACGGCCTCGATGAGTTCGTCGACCGGGTGGTCCCGCTGCTGCAGGAGCGCGGCGCTTTTCGTTCCGGATACCCGGGTGAGACGCTGCGGGAGAACCTCGGCCTAGCGGGCTAG
- a CDS encoding MBL fold metallo-hydrolase has translation MSGQTQLVQITDTVHLAHGPAVNWTLVTDETGVMLIDAGYPGDREEVLASLRKLGYGPGDVRAILLTHAHIDHLGTAIWFAAEHGTPVYCHADEVGHAKREYLEQVAIHDLALRLWRPRWAVWTVHVVRSGGLIRDGIPSTRPLTPDIAAGLPGNPQPVFSPGHTNGHCSYLVDGVLASGDALITGHPLIRHDGPQLLPAIFSYSQQDCIRTLSVLSQVETEVLAPGHGPLWRGPIREATDAALRKAGAV, from the coding sequence ATGTCCGGTCAGACACAGCTTGTTCAGATAACCGACACGGTTCACCTCGCACACGGCCCGGCGGTCAACTGGACGCTGGTCACCGACGAAACCGGCGTCATGCTGATCGACGCCGGCTATCCGGGCGACCGCGAAGAGGTGCTGGCCTCGCTGCGCAAGCTCGGTTACGGGCCGGGCGACGTGCGCGCCATCCTGCTCACCCACGCCCATATCGACCACCTGGGCACCGCGATCTGGTTCGCCGCCGAGCACGGCACACCGGTCTACTGCCACGCCGACGAGGTAGGCCACGCCAAGCGCGAGTATCTGGAACAGGTCGCGATTCACGATCTGGCACTGCGCCTCTGGCGCCCGCGCTGGGCCGTGTGGACGGTGCACGTGGTGCGCAGCGGCGGCCTCATCCGCGACGGAATACCGAGCACCCGGCCGCTGACACCGGACATCGCCGCCGGTCTGCCCGGTAACCCGCAGCCCGTGTTCAGTCCCGGCCACACCAACGGCCACTGCTCATATCTGGTGGACGGGGTCCTGGCCAGTGGCGACGCCCTGATCACCGGCCACCCGCTGATCCGCCATGACGGGCCGCAGCTGCTGCCCGCGATCTTCAGCTACAGCCAGCAGGACTGCATCCGAACACTGTCGGTGCTGTCGCAGGTGGAGACCGAGGTGCTGGCCCCCGGCCACGGCCCGTTGTGGCGCGGCCCGATCCGCGAAGCCACCGATGCGGCCCTGCGCAAGGCGGGGGCCGTCTAG
- the fgd gene encoding glucose-6-phosphate dehydrogenase (coenzyme-F420) yields MAELKLGYKASAEQFAPRELVELAVLAEGHGMDSATVSDHFQPWRHKGGHAPFSLAWMTAVGERTERLQLGTSVLTPTFRYNPAVIAQAFATMACLYPGRVFLGVGTGEALNEIATGYEGDWPDFKERFARLRESVRLMRELWRGDRVDFDGEYYRTKGASIYDVPEGGVPVYIAAGGPAVAKYAGRAGDGFICTSGKGEELYTEKLIPAVKEGATINDRNVDDIDRMIEIKISYDTDPDLALENTRFWAPLSLSAEQKHSIDDPIEMEKAADALPIEQIAKRWIVSSDPDEAVEKVGQYYQWGLNHLVFHAPGHDQRRFLELFEKDLAPRLRRLA; encoded by the coding sequence GTGGCTGAACTGAAACTTGGGTACAAGGCGTCCGCTGAACAATTCGCACCGCGCGAGCTCGTCGAACTCGCCGTCCTGGCCGAAGGACACGGCATGGACAGCGCCACCGTCAGCGATCACTTCCAGCCCTGGCGGCACAAGGGCGGGCACGCACCGTTTTCCCTCGCGTGGATGACCGCGGTCGGCGAACGCACCGAAAGACTGCAGCTGGGCACCTCGGTGCTCACCCCGACCTTCCGGTACAACCCCGCGGTCATCGCGCAGGCCTTCGCCACCATGGCCTGTCTGTACCCGGGCCGGGTGTTCCTGGGCGTCGGCACCGGTGAGGCGCTGAACGAGATCGCCACCGGCTACGAGGGCGATTGGCCGGATTTCAAGGAGCGTTTTGCCCGACTGCGCGAGTCGGTGCGGCTGATGCGCGAGTTGTGGCGCGGTGACCGCGTCGACTTCGACGGCGAGTACTACCGCACCAAAGGCGCCTCGATCTACGACGTGCCCGAGGGCGGCGTGCCGGTGTACATCGCCGCCGGTGGTCCCGCGGTGGCCAAGTACGCCGGCCGCGCCGGTGACGGCTTCATCTGCACCTCCGGCAAGGGGGAGGAGCTGTACACCGAGAAGCTCATCCCCGCCGTGAAGGAGGGCGCCACGATCAACGACCGCAATGTCGACGACATCGACAGGATGATCGAGATCAAGATCTCCTACGACACCGACCCCGACTTGGCGCTGGAGAACACCCGGTTCTGGGCGCCGTTGTCGCTGAGTGCCGAGCAGAAGCACAGCATCGACGACCCGATCGAGATGGAGAAGGCCGCCGACGCGCTGCCCATCGAGCAGATCGCCAAGCGCTGGATCGTCTCCTCTGACCCCGATGAGGCAGTGGAGAAGGTCGGCCAGTACTACCAGTGGGGCCTCAACCACCTGGTGTTCCACGCGCCCGGGCACGACCAGCGACGGTTCCTGGAGCTGTTCGAGAAAGACCTGGCGCCGCGCCTGCGCCGGCTCGCCTGA
- the pta gene encoding phosphate acetyltransferase — MPASSIYIAAPESETGKSTIALGLMHRLAATVAKVGVFRPITRHGEDRDYILELLLEHSTAGLTYEQCVGVTYQQLHDDSDAAIAGIVDAYHAVAEHCDAVVIVGSDYTDVTSPAELSVNARIAVNLGAPVLLTVRGKGRTPGEVASVVEVCLAELSAQRAHTAAVVANRCEPGEMQAVADALRKFTPRAYVLPEEPLLAAPTVAELTTAVNGTPIRGDEQLAQREVMGVMVAGMTADHCLERLRDGMAVITPGDRSDVVLAVASAHAAEGFPSLSCLVLNGGFDLHPSIAALVAGLRLRLPIIATALGTYDTASAAATARGRVTASSQRKIDTALQLMDRHVDIDDLLEQLTIPIPTVTTPQMFTHQLQERARADRKHIVLPEGEDDRILRSAGRLLQRSVADLTILGDEPQVRSRAAELGVSLDEATVIDPRTSDLHEEFAQQYAELRKAKGVTLEHAREIMNDATYFGTMLVYNGKVDGMVSGAVHTTAHTVRPALEIIRTVPDVSTVSSIFLMCLPDRVLAYGDCAIIPNPTTEQLADIAISSARTAAQFGIDPRVAMLSYSTGDSGSGADVEKVRKATELVRSRDPHLLVEGPIQYDAAVDPSVAATKMRDSPVAGRATVLIFPDLNTGNNTYKAVQRSAGAIAVGPVLQGLRKPVNDLSRGALVEDIVNTVAITAIQAQGTHE; from the coding sequence GTGCCCGCCTCCAGCATCTACATCGCGGCGCCCGAATCGGAGACCGGCAAGTCGACGATCGCGCTGGGCCTGATGCACCGGCTGGCCGCCACGGTCGCCAAAGTCGGTGTGTTCCGGCCCATTACGCGTCACGGTGAGGATCGTGACTACATCCTGGAGCTGTTGCTCGAACACTCTACGGCCGGGCTGACGTACGAGCAGTGCGTCGGGGTCACCTACCAGCAGTTGCACGACGACAGCGACGCGGCGATAGCCGGCATCGTCGACGCGTACCACGCGGTGGCCGAGCACTGTGACGCAGTGGTGATCGTCGGCAGCGACTACACCGACGTCACCAGTCCGGCCGAGCTGTCGGTGAACGCGCGGATCGCGGTCAATCTCGGCGCGCCGGTGCTGCTGACGGTGCGTGGCAAGGGCCGCACTCCCGGCGAGGTCGCCAGCGTCGTGGAGGTATGTCTGGCCGAACTGTCCGCACAGCGGGCCCATACCGCGGCCGTCGTCGCCAACCGGTGCGAGCCCGGCGAGATGCAGGCCGTCGCGGACGCGTTGCGCAAGTTCACCCCGCGGGCCTACGTGCTGCCCGAGGAGCCGCTGCTCGCCGCACCGACGGTGGCCGAACTGACCACCGCGGTCAACGGAACACCGATCCGTGGTGACGAGCAACTGGCCCAGCGCGAGGTGATGGGCGTGATGGTCGCGGGCATGACTGCCGACCACTGCCTCGAGCGACTGCGTGACGGCATGGCCGTGATCACCCCGGGCGATCGCTCGGACGTGGTGCTGGCCGTTGCCAGTGCCCATGCGGCAGAAGGGTTTCCGTCGCTGTCGTGTCTGGTGCTCAACGGCGGCTTCGACCTGCACCCCTCGATCGCCGCTCTGGTTGCGGGGCTGCGGCTGCGGCTGCCCATCATCGCCACCGCGCTGGGCACTTACGACACCGCCAGCGCGGCGGCCACGGCGCGGGGCCGGGTCACCGCGTCCTCGCAACGCAAGATCGACACGGCGCTGCAACTGATGGACCGGCACGTCGACATCGACGACCTGCTCGAGCAGCTCACCATCCCGATCCCGACCGTCACCACGCCGCAGATGTTCACTCATCAGTTGCAGGAGCGGGCCCGGGCGGACCGCAAACACATCGTGTTACCCGAAGGCGAGGACGACCGGATCCTGCGCTCGGCCGGGCGTCTGCTGCAGCGCTCTGTCGCCGACCTGACGATCCTGGGCGACGAACCTCAAGTGCGTTCCCGGGCAGCGGAACTCGGTGTCAGCCTCGACGAGGCGACGGTGATCGACCCGCGGACCAGCGACCTGCACGAAGAATTCGCGCAGCAGTACGCGGAGCTGCGCAAGGCCAAGGGCGTCACGCTCGAGCATGCGCGTGAGATCATGAACGACGCAACGTATTTCGGCACCATGCTGGTGTACAACGGCAAAGTCGACGGGATGGTGTCCGGCGCCGTGCACACCACCGCGCACACCGTGCGTCCGGCGCTGGAAATCATCCGTACGGTCCCCGACGTCTCCACGGTGTCCAGCATCTTCCTGATGTGTCTGCCGGACCGGGTGCTGGCCTACGGTGACTGCGCCATCATCCCCAACCCGACGACCGAACAGCTTGCCGACATCGCGATCTCCTCGGCTCGCACGGCCGCCCAGTTCGGCATCGACCCGCGGGTGGCCATGCTGTCCTACTCGACGGGGGACTCGGGTTCCGGCGCCGACGTCGAAAAAGTCAGGAAGGCAACCGAACTGGTGCGTTCCCGGGACCCGCACCTGCTGGTCGAGGGACCGATCCAGTACGACGCCGCAGTCGACCCGTCGGTCGCGGCCACCAAGATGCGCGACTCGCCGGTGGCCGGCCGTGCCACCGTGCTGATCTTCCCCGACCTGAACACCGGCAACAACACTTACAAGGCGGTGCAGCGTTCGGCGGGCGCCATCGCGGTGGGTCCCGTGCTGCAGGGTTTGCGCAAACCGGTCAACGACCTGTCCCGGGGCGCGCTGGTCGAGGACATCGTGAACACCGTTGCGATCACCGCGATTCAGGCACAGGGCACACATGAGTGA
- a CDS encoding acetate kinase has protein sequence MSDRPVLVINSGSSSLKFQLIDPDSGASRAGGTVEQIGEPSSSVPDHEAALRRAFEMLNDDGIDLQHCGLAAVGHRVVHGGNRFHRPTLLDDEVVRELDELSPLAPLHNPPAVQGIEVARKLLPGVPHVAVFDTAFFHRLPAAAATYAIDRDLAEKWQIRRYGFHGTSHEYVSGQAAAFLGRPSAELNQIVLHLGNGASASAVAGGRPVETSMGLTPLEGLVMGTRSGDIDAGVFSYLWRTAEMDVDEIESMLNKLSGVLGLSGERDFRRLRTMIESGDAAAQLAYDVFIHRLRKYIGAYLAVLGHTDVVSFTAGIGEHDAAVRRDALAGLGELGIELDEDRNATAASGARRISSDRSRIAVLVVPTNEELAIARDCLSLL, from the coding sequence ATGAGTGACCGTCCGGTGCTGGTGATCAATTCCGGATCGTCGTCGCTGAAATTCCAGCTCATAGACCCCGATTCCGGTGCCTCGCGGGCCGGTGGCACCGTCGAACAGATCGGGGAGCCGTCGTCTTCGGTGCCCGACCACGAGGCGGCGCTGCGTCGCGCCTTCGAGATGCTGAACGACGACGGCATCGACCTGCAGCACTGCGGGCTGGCGGCGGTGGGACACCGGGTAGTCCACGGCGGCAACCGCTTTCACCGTCCCACCCTGCTGGACGACGAGGTGGTCCGCGAGCTCGACGAGCTTTCGCCGCTGGCCCCGCTGCACAATCCACCCGCCGTGCAGGGCATCGAGGTGGCGCGCAAGCTGCTGCCCGGGGTGCCGCACGTCGCGGTGTTCGACACCGCGTTCTTTCACCGCCTGCCGGCGGCGGCGGCGACGTACGCCATCGACCGCGACCTGGCCGAGAAATGGCAGATCCGCCGGTACGGATTTCACGGCACCTCACACGAATACGTGAGCGGTCAGGCGGCGGCCTTCCTGGGCCGTCCCTCGGCGGAGCTGAATCAGATCGTGCTGCACCTGGGCAACGGCGCCTCGGCGTCCGCCGTCGCCGGCGGCCGCCCGGTCGAGACATCGATGGGCCTCACTCCTCTGGAGGGCCTGGTCATGGGCACCCGTAGCGGTGACATCGATGCCGGTGTCTTCAGCTACCTGTGGCGGACCGCGGAGATGGACGTCGACGAGATCGAGTCGATGCTGAACAAGCTGTCCGGGGTGCTCGGCCTGTCCGGCGAGCGGGACTTCCGGCGGCTGCGAACGATGATCGAATCAGGCGATGCCGCAGCGCAATTGGCTTACGACGTGTTCATCCACCGGCTGCGCAAGTACATCGGCGCCTACCTGGCGGTGCTCGGCCACACCGACGTGGTCAGCTTCACCGCCGGAATCGGTGAGCACGACGCGGCCGTGCGCCGGGATGCGTTGGCGGGCCTGGGGGAGCTGGGCATCGAGCTGGACGAAGACCGCAATGCCACGGCAGCTTCCGGTGCGCGCCGGATCTCGAGTGACCGGTCGCGCATCGCCGTGCTGGTGGTGCCGACCAACGAGGAACTGGCCATCGCCCGCGACTGCCTGAGCCTGCTATAG
- a CDS encoding DUF1501 domain-containing protein: protein MNRRKFLIAGAGVGAAGLLSGALAVDWDDLLRAAQDRPRAAGDGVLVIVTLYGGNDGINTLIPYADNAYHDARPELAYAPDDVLHLDDHLGLNPAMRGLSQLWNDRRLAIVRGAGYPKPDHSHFRSMDIWQTASPGAPVPTGWIGRWLDATGDDPLRAVNVGSVLPLLAVGERQTAAALSTTQIPAARSDLFRATIEALGVDDPTDTPAMAAVRQSYRAAQFTDAAFENVTGTESTNALAARLSVVAAAIKARVPTRVYLAHLGGFDTHANERGTQQRLLQTFDEAVTGFLQQVAGANVVVLAYSEFGRRVAANASQGTDHGTAGPVFVAGAPVKGGFYGEEPSLTDLDHGDLKYTTDFRDIYHELLVRTLRTDPTPSVGAGRAGLGFL from the coding sequence ATGAACCGCCGTAAGTTCCTGATCGCCGGCGCCGGGGTGGGCGCGGCCGGCCTGTTGTCCGGCGCGTTGGCGGTCGACTGGGACGACCTGCTGCGGGCCGCGCAGGACCGCCCGCGCGCCGCGGGCGACGGGGTGCTGGTGATCGTCACCCTGTACGGCGGCAACGACGGTATCAACACGCTGATTCCCTACGCCGACAACGCCTATCACGACGCCCGCCCGGAACTGGCCTACGCTCCCGACGACGTCTTGCACCTCGACGACCACCTCGGGTTGAACCCCGCAATGCGCGGCCTGAGTCAATTGTGGAACGACCGGCGACTCGCGATCGTGCGCGGCGCCGGGTATCCCAAGCCCGATCACAGCCACTTCCGGTCCATGGACATCTGGCAGACCGCTTCGCCGGGCGCACCGGTGCCGACCGGATGGATCGGGCGCTGGCTGGACGCCACCGGTGACGATCCGCTGCGCGCGGTCAACGTCGGCAGCGTACTGCCACTGCTCGCGGTCGGCGAAAGGCAGACAGCCGCAGCGCTTTCCACGACACAGATACCGGCCGCCAGATCGGACCTGTTCCGGGCGACGATCGAAGCCCTGGGTGTGGACGACCCCACCGACACCCCCGCCATGGCCGCGGTACGCCAGTCCTATCGCGCCGCTCAGTTCACGGATGCCGCGTTCGAGAACGTGACAGGCACCGAGTCAACCAACGCGCTGGCGGCCCGGCTGAGCGTGGTCGCTGCCGCCATCAAGGCCCGGGTTCCGACCCGGGTCTACCTGGCTCACCTGGGCGGCTTCGACACCCACGCCAACGAACGCGGCACCCAGCAGCGACTGCTGCAGACCTTCGACGAAGCCGTAACCGGATTCCTGCAGCAGGTGGCCGGCGCCAACGTCGTAGTCCTGGCCTACTCGGAGTTCGGTCGCCGCGTTGCGGCCAATGCGTCGCAGGGAACGGACCACGGCACCGCCGGACCGGTGTTCGTCGCCGGCGCGCCGGTCAAGGGCGGGTTCTACGGCGAGGAGCCGAGTCTCACCGACCTCGACCACGGAGACCTGAAGTACACCACGGACTTTCGCGACATCTACCACGAGCTGCTGGTACGCACGCTACGCACCGACCCCACCCCGTCGGTCGGCGCCGGCCGCGCCGGCCTGGGTTTCCTATAG
- a CDS encoding DUF1800 domain-containing protein produces MAGQSPQWIMTARVLRRCGFGATGAEIDAVVGQNWPSYVDAALAADPDADRGALATPMPPLPPPRPPGRGATTAARTQYRRQLAEQNDQLTRWWLRRMVATELPLHEKLTLLWHNHFATSAQKVRIAAQMAAQNQKLRTLKLGDFRTLAYAMLTDAAMLRWLDGQLNTAKAPNENLAREFMELFTLGHNNGYTEDDVRAGARALTGWTINDDRAVLVSRRRDPGSKTLFGVTDDYDAAGFCDAVLARPGSAAHVAGRLWQQLVSDEPPSPPALERIVAAYGPRRDLKALTRAILTDDEFTGGRATVVNAPVEWLVGVIRALQPAEQHDKLIENTLKALGQRPFFPTDVNGWPSGQVWLSTASATTRLRTAARLARSADLSTIDSTGPGERIDAVGYLIGVGAWTDRTVEALQPLVRQPQRLVTAAVNTPEYLTS; encoded by the coding sequence ATGGCCGGGCAGTCCCCACAGTGGATCATGACGGCCCGCGTCCTGCGCAGGTGCGGGTTCGGAGCCACCGGCGCCGAAATCGACGCGGTGGTGGGCCAGAACTGGCCGAGTTATGTTGACGCCGCCCTGGCGGCCGATCCCGACGCGGACCGCGGCGCACTGGCCACCCCGATGCCGCCCCTGCCACCCCCGCGCCCGCCCGGCAGGGGCGCGACGACGGCGGCACGCACGCAGTACCGCCGCCAGCTCGCCGAACAGAACGACCAACTGACCCGATGGTGGCTGCGCCGCATGGTGGCCACCGAGCTGCCTCTGCATGAGAAGCTGACGTTGTTGTGGCACAACCACTTTGCCACTTCCGCACAGAAAGTCAGGATCGCCGCGCAGATGGCGGCGCAGAACCAGAAGCTGCGCACCCTGAAGCTGGGCGACTTCCGCACGCTGGCGTACGCGATGCTCACCGACGCCGCGATGCTGCGCTGGCTGGACGGACAGCTCAACACCGCCAAAGCCCCCAACGAAAACCTGGCCCGCGAGTTCATGGAGCTGTTCACCCTCGGCCACAACAACGGGTACACCGAGGACGACGTCCGTGCCGGCGCCCGCGCCCTGACCGGATGGACGATCAACGACGACCGGGCGGTGCTGGTGTCCCGCCGCCGCGACCCGGGATCCAAGACCCTGTTCGGCGTGACCGATGACTACGACGCCGCCGGATTCTGCGATGCGGTACTGGCCCGGCCCGGTTCTGCAGCCCATGTCGCCGGGCGCCTGTGGCAGCAATTGGTGTCCGACGAACCGCCCTCCCCGCCGGCCCTCGAGCGCATTGTCGCCGCCTACGGGCCCCGGCGCGACCTCAAGGCGCTGACCCGGGCCATCCTCACCGACGACGAGTTCACCGGTGGCCGCGCAACGGTCGTCAACGCCCCGGTCGAGTGGCTGGTCGGGGTGATCCGCGCGCTCCAGCCCGCCGAGCAGCACGACAAGCTGATCGAGAACACCCTCAAGGCGCTGGGCCAGCGCCCGTTCTTTCCCACCGACGTCAACGGCTGGCCGAGCGGCCAGGTGTGGTTGTCCACCGCATCGGCCACCACGCGGCTGCGCACCGCCGCCAGGCTCGCCCGGTCAGCGGACCTGTCGACGATCGACAGCACCGGCCCCGGAGAGCGGATCGACGCGGTCGGATACCTGATCGGCGTGGGCGCGTGGACCGACCGCACCGTCGAAGCCCTGCAACCCCTGGTGCGCCAGCCGCAGCGGCTGGTGACCGCCGCCGTCAACACACCGGAATACCTGACCTCATGA
- a CDS encoding HSP20 family small heat-shock protein, giving the protein MLMRTDPFRDFDRFTRPVSGTASRPSVMPMDAWRDGTSFVVEFDLPGIDADSLDLDIERNVVTVRAERPEIDPGREMLASERPRGVFSRQLVLGDNLDTEKIEASYDTGVLTLRIPVAEKAKPRKISIGRSNGHQVINA; this is encoded by the coding sequence ATGCTGATGCGAACCGATCCGTTCCGTGACTTCGACCGTTTCACCCGGCCGGTGTCGGGGACTGCGTCCCGGCCGTCGGTGATGCCGATGGACGCGTGGCGCGACGGCACGTCCTTTGTCGTGGAATTCGATCTGCCGGGCATCGATGCAGACTCATTGGATCTGGACATCGAGCGCAACGTGGTCACGGTGCGTGCGGAGCGTCCCGAAATCGATCCCGGCCGGGAGATGCTGGCCAGTGAGCGCCCTCGCGGGGTGTTCAGTCGTCAGCTGGTGCTGGGCGACAATCTCGACACCGAAAAGATCGAGGCGTCCTATGACACGGGAGTGCTGACGCTGCGAATCCCGGTGGCCGAGAAGGCAAAGCCGCGCAAGATCTCGATCGGGCGGAGCAACGGACACCAGGTCATCAACGCCTGA